The following is a genomic window from Actinomadura sp. WMMB 499.
CGACGCCCAGCAACGATCATGACGAGGGGGAAGCGCGGCTCAGACGCTGCCGGCTGCTGATCAGCACGTGGGTCAGATCTGGCCGAGGTCGATCTCCACCGGGAAGGGGGCCGCCGCCTTGAGGACGCCGGTGAACACGTCTCCGTCCCGGTAGGTCTTCGTCGCGGGGTCGAGAACGTAGGTGTACACGAGAGGAACGCCTGTCGCGGCCTGCTCGATCCGCCAGTAAAAGCCGATACCTGCCTTGGCGTACTGGTCGACCTTCACGATCCGGTCGGTGGTCTCCGAGCCTGCCGACACCACCTCCGCGACCAGCAGCACGTGCTCGGGGCGGGTGGGGGTGATGTCGATCGTGTCTGCGCGGTACACGACGACGTCCGGTCGCCGGTTGGTGAGCGGGACGTCCTGAAGCCGGACGTCGAAGTCCGTGTCGGCGTTCCACTCCGCGCCCGCAGCGGCATCCAGGGCGTTCGCCACGATCCGGGCCGGCCGGTTGTGCCGCTTGGACGGACTCGGGCTCACGACGACCATCCCGTCCACGATCTCGATACCGGCACACTGTTCCTCGGACCAGGACTCGTACTCCTCCGCCGTGATCTGCTCATGCATCCACGCCGGGGCCATCATCTCGGCCGTCATGGAGCACCTCCCGGACACTGTGCCGCGGGCCCGATCCCGCTGGGTCAGCGTACTGTCCGGCCATCCTTCTGGCACGCTGTCCTGCTCACGCACGCTCCCCGTCTGCCGCGATTCGGCCAGGCCAGGGTCGATGTCGGACGCGGTATATCGTGCCGGGATGATCGAGACATCTCCCCGGCATGTGCTGTGCGTTCTCGGCTCCGAGGGCGGGCTCGGGCTCGCGGAGATGGAGCGGATCGCCGCGGACTTCGGCGGGTTCGTCCTCGACCGGGAGTACTCCGGGGCCGAGCCCGACCCGCGGATGCCGCGCGCGTTCGAGGCGGCCGGGGCGTCGTCGTTCGAGCAGGCCGACCGGGACGCGGTCGAGGCGCACGACAGCGTCGGCTACCTGCTCTCGATGCCGATGATGCGCGAGCTCGCGGCCGGCACCTCGCGGCGGCTGCTGGCGGCGACGGGCGCGCTGCTGCGGGCCGGCGCGGCCGCCGTGAAGAGCGAGAGCAGCGGCATTGCCCACGGTCGGGAGCGGTGGCTCGCGCTGGCCGACCGCGCGGACGGCGCGGCGGACGAGGAACTGGCATCCGCGCTCGTGTCCGCCTGGGTGCAGTTGCCGATCCGTGACGGCGAGGTCCTCTACAGCTGCGGCATGCACCTGCTCGGCGCGCCCGACGTCGAGATCGAGGCCGGCGAGGGGCGGCTCGCCGACGACCTCGTCCTGCACCTCGACGCGCTGGCGATCTACCTGCTGACCGATCCGCGCGCCGCCGAGATCGAGGACGGGGCGGGCTTCCGGCTGACGCCCGACGCGCCCCGCCGTCTGCTCCGCACCGGCCCGTGCGATCGCTACGACGAGGACGACCTGTTCTTCAATCCCTACGGATACGTGCGGCTGACCCGTCCCGTCGAGGACACCGCGCTCTGACCCGGCCACGGAGGAGTCCGCGAAAACCCGTTGGCGGGGCGGGGCGGCCGCTGCTAGCTTGCCGGAGGCCGTGCCGGAGAACGAGGAGGTGGTACCCGTGAACGTTTCGACATGGGTGCTCCCCTCCGGGGTCACGGTCGGGCGATAGGTCGTCCGGGAGCGCCGTTCTTGAGCACTCCCGAAAGGCACGACCGTGCGATTCACTTCCGAAAGCCGCCTCGACGACGGCGTCCTCGAACGCGACTTCACGCTCGGCGGCATCCCCGGCGTCCTGTGGACGCCCGGATCCGCGTCCGCACCGGCGCCGCTGATCCTGGCCGGCCACCCCGGTGGGCTGGACGGCATGCGCCCCCGGCTGGCGGGGCGGGCCCGGCACTCGGCGGAGCACGGCTTCGCCTCGGCCACCATCGAGCTTCCCGGGAGCGGTGACCGGCCCCGCCGGCCCGCCGCCGAACAGGCCCGTGCCGACCTGCGCCGGGCGATCGAGGCCGGTGAGCCGGTCGGCGAGGACATCGTCGACCGGCTCGTCCTTCCGCTGGTCGACGAGGCGGTCCCGGAATGGCGGGCCGCCCTGGACGATCTCCTCGCACTCCCCGAGATCGGCGGCCCGGTCGGGTACTCGGGGGGAGTGATCTCCGTCGGCATCCGGCTGGCGGTGGTCGAACCGCGGATCTCGGCCGCCGTCCTGTTCGCCGGGAGCTTCGTGCCTCGCGTCATGTTCGAGGAGGCCCGGCGCGTCACCATCCCGCTGCACGTCCTGCTGCAGTGGGACGACGAGTGGAACGACCGGCAGGCGGCCCTCGACCTCTTCGACGTGTTCGGCAGCAGGGAGAAGACGCTGCACGCGAACATGGGCGGGCACACCGGCGTCCCGCAGCACGCGGGGGACGCCGCGGCCCGGTTCTTCGACCGGCACCTGAAGTGAGGCCGCGCCGTCAGAGACGGTCGGCCTGGGCGTGCAGGTAGCGCTGCTCGATCTCGTTGCCGGTGAGGTCGGCCGCCTCGCGGTACAGGGCGGCGGCGCGGGCGGTGTCGCCGGTCATCTGCAGGAGGTGGGCGCGCACCGCGTGTTCCCGCTGCCGGGTGAGG
Proteins encoded in this region:
- a CDS encoding dienelactone hydrolase family protein — its product is MRFTSESRLDDGVLERDFTLGGIPGVLWTPGSASAPAPLILAGHPGGLDGMRPRLAGRARHSAEHGFASATIELPGSGDRPRRPAAEQARADLRRAIEAGEPVGEDIVDRLVLPLVDEAVPEWRAALDDLLALPEIGGPVGYSGGVISVGIRLAVVEPRISAAVLFAGSFVPRVMFEEARRVTIPLHVLLQWDDEWNDRQAALDLFDVFGSREKTLHANMGGHTGVPQHAGDAAARFFDRHLK
- a CDS encoding Uma2 family endonuclease is translated as MTAEMMAPAWMHEQITAEEYESWSEEQCAGIEIVDGMVVVSPSPSKRHNRPARIVANALDAAAGAEWNADTDFDVRLQDVPLTNRRPDVVVYRADTIDITPTRPEHVLLVAEVVSAGSETTDRIVKVDQYAKAGIGFYWRIEQAATGVPLVYTYVLDPATKTYRDGDVFTGVLKAAAPFPVEIDLGQI